A single window of Fischerella sp. PCC 9605 DNA harbors:
- a CDS encoding DUF711 family protein, producing the protein MKIRTITTGISLQTPREKEKIKQAANFNQEAKDFFEQYGYEVQTTRIATNPWEEYLQGLSTPEIVSEIQILDPLCRELNVSFFNIGYASQAKTIAIIPDINKNTSVIYSSSKIGDRETGINFETAWESAKVIKRISQETENGYGNFRFCAWANCQPGIPFFPTAYHKGNTSFAIGVECSELVMKAFSLANHDIQAAEENLRILLAEELKQVADIAETISAKFAITYNGIDTSLTSPLDQKQSIAFAYEKLMSGKFGYLGTLTISGMLTRVLKNVPVKVCGYSGLMLPVCEDIGLAARANEQTYDITNLLLYSAVCGCGLDTVPIQGDITIEKIAAILIDMATLAIKLDKPLSARLFPIPGKKAGEMTAFNSPYLVDCQIFAVN; encoded by the coding sequence ATGAAAATTAGAACCATTACAACAGGTATATCACTGCAAACTCCTAGAGAAAAAGAGAAAATTAAACAAGCTGCTAATTTTAATCAGGAAGCAAAGGATTTTTTTGAGCAATACGGATACGAAGTTCAAACAACCAGAATTGCTACTAACCCTTGGGAAGAATATTTGCAAGGCTTGTCTACACCCGAAATAGTGAGTGAAATTCAAATTCTAGATCCACTTTGTCGCGAACTTAATGTCAGTTTTTTCAATATTGGTTATGCCAGCCAAGCGAAAACTATAGCAATCATCCCAGATATTAACAAAAATACTTCAGTAATTTATTCTTCCAGTAAGATTGGAGATAGAGAAACTGGCATAAACTTTGAAACCGCTTGGGAATCTGCAAAAGTGATTAAACGCATTTCCCAAGAAACTGAAAATGGTTATGGTAACTTTCGCTTTTGTGCTTGGGCAAATTGCCAGCCAGGTATACCATTTTTCCCGACTGCATATCATAAAGGCAATACATCTTTTGCGATTGGTGTAGAGTGCAGTGAGTTGGTAATGAAAGCCTTTTCTCTAGCTAACCATGATATTCAAGCAGCAGAAGAAAATCTCCGAATCCTCTTGGCAGAAGAATTAAAACAAGTAGCAGATATAGCTGAAACAATATCTGCAAAATTTGCGATTACATACAATGGCATTGACACATCACTGACATCACCTTTGGATCAAAAACAAAGTATTGCTTTTGCTTACGAAAAACTCATGAGTGGCAAGTTTGGGTATCTAGGAACACTGACAATTTCTGGTATGCTGACTCGTGTTTTGAAAAATGTACCAGTCAAAGTATGTGGTTATTCTGGTTTAATGCTTCCTGTTTGCGAAGATATTGGTTTAGCAGCAAGAGCTAACGAACAGACTTATGATATTACTAACTTATTATTGTATTCAGCAGTTTGTGGTTGTGGACTTGATACAGTGCCTATTCAGGGTGATATCACAATAGAAAAGATTGCAGCCATATTAATTGATATGGCAACTCTAGCCATCAAGCTAGATAAACCCCTATCAGCAAGATTGTTTCCAATTCCGGGTAAGAAAGCTGGGGAAATGACAGCTTTCAATTCCCCATATCTTGTAGATTGTCAAATATTTGCTGTGAATTGA